One segment of Haliotis asinina isolate JCU_RB_2024 chromosome 12, JCU_Hal_asi_v2, whole genome shotgun sequence DNA contains the following:
- the LOC137257967 gene encoding probable aminopeptidase NPEPL1 has protein sequence MVTSLKFSATLAQSDPQNNAVVIIGQPKNLGLISFDDVRCKLEPRVDADTFNTAVAGLHPSPTDSCSLWLNNATVAALPTKCSRHNTPSRCHSLTKIVKSCLAGGDEYVVIVCERGDALASAVAVGRALPLYTAKSNQGGGKRTVNVEFLLVGQYSDTPLSETDIQCMAVAAENVRLAAKIVDVPCAEMHTDAFLDEVRRVATDLGIQPVIIQGEDLKKQGFGGIYGVGMAAVHQPALAVLSHKPSGATKSIAWVGKGIVYDTGGLCIKSKTGMCGMKRDCGGAAGILAAFHTAVKLGFRENLHAVLCLAENAVGPTAQRPDDIVTMYSGRTVELNNTDAEGRLVLGDGVAYAQKDLKADVIVDMATLTGAQSVATGRYHASIVTNSEDMELACVKAGQNSGDLVHPMPYCPELHFSEFASALADMKNSVADRNNAQVSCAGLFIGSHLGFDYSGVWLHIDMAAPVHVGERATGYGVSLLTTLFGELSSNSMLKFIAPSVNCNMETDDNNSPKKQRLQ, from the exons ATGGTTACTTCACTGAAGTTTTCGGCCACCTTGGCTCAATCTGACCCTCAGAATAATGCAGTTGTCATAATTGGGCAGCCCAAGAATCTGGGTCTTATTTCATTTGATGATGTCCGTTGCAAGTTGGAGCCAAGAGTGGATGCAGAT ACCTTTAACACTGCTGTGGCAGGGCTACATCCATCCCCAACTGACTCTTGTTCGTTGTGGTTGAACAACGCCACTGTTGCTGCCCTGCCTACCAAGTGTAGCAGACACAACACACCCTCACGTTGTCACTCACTAACCAAGATCGTCAAGAGCTGCCTAGCAGGGggagatgaatatgttgtg ATTGTCTGTGAGAGAGGTGATGCCCTGGCCTCTGCTGTAGCCGTGGGGCGAGCACTGCCTCTGTACACAGCCAAGTCAAACCAGGGAGGAGGGAAGCGCACTGTCAATGTAGAGTTCCTCCTTGTGGGCCAATACAGTGACACACCCCTCAGTGAAACCGACATTCAGTGCATGGCTGTTGCTGCAGAGAATGTTCGTCTAGCTGCAAAGATTGTTGATGTTCCATGTGCGGAAATGCATACAGATGCTTTTCTAGAT GAGGTGAGAAGAGTAGCTACTGACCTTGGCATACAACCAGTCATCATTCAGGGAGAGGATCTCAAGAAGCAGGGATTTGGAG gtATATATGGTGTAGGCATGGCTGCAGTCCACCAACCAGCTCTTGCTGTTTTAAGTCACAAACCTTCTGGGGCCACAAAGAGCATTGCATGGGTAGGAAAAGGTATCGTCTACGACACTGGCGGACTCTGCATCAAATCAAAG ACCGGGATGTGCGGGATGAAGCGAGACTGTGGAGGAGCAGCTGGGATTCTGGCAGCTTTTCATACTGCTGTCAAACTG GGATTCCGAGAAAACCTTCATGCAGTGTTGTGTTTGGCTGAGAATGCTGTGGGACCAACAGCACAGAGACCAGATGATATAGTCACCATGTATTCAGGGAG AACTGTAGAACTGAACAACACAGATGCCGAggggagactggtgttaggtgATGGT GTTGCATACGCCCAGAAGGACCTGAAAGCTGATGTCATTGTGGACATGGCAACACTAACTGGGGCGCAATCAGTTGCGACAG GTCGTTACCATGCAAGTATTGTGACAAACAGTGAGGACATGGAACTTGCCTGTGTGAAAGCTGGCCAGAACAGTGGTGACCTTGTCCACCCAATGCCCTACTGTCCTGAGTTACATTTCAGTGAATTTGCTAGTGCATTGGCTGATATGAAGAACTCTGTTGCT GATCGTAATAATGCACAGGTATCATGTGCAGGACTGTTTATTGGCTCCCATCTTGGCTTCGACTACTCTGGTGTCTGGCTTCACATCGACATGGCAGCACCAGTGCATGTG GGTGAAAGAGCAACTGGATATGGAGTGAGTCTACTGACGACACTATTTGGAGAGTTGTCAAGCAATTCCATGCTCAAGTTTATAGCACCATCAGTCAACTGTAACATGGAAACAGATGATAACAATTCACCAAAGAAGCAGCGTCTCCAATAA